Genomic window (Pseudomonas azadiae):
GGAGGGGAAGCGTCCGAACAGACCGGCGGCGAGTTTGCGCACCAGCGGCATGCGCGTGGTGCCGCCCACCAGCAGGATTTCATCGAGGTCGCCGACCCGAATCCGCGCATCACGCAGGGCCCGTTCGATGGGCGCGCGCAGGCGTTCGAGCAACGGCGTGTAGAGCTTGGTCAGTTCCTGTTGGGTGATGGTTTTCACCCATTGCTGGCCGTCGACGCGCAGGGCGAAGTCGGCGCTGTCGTCCTGCCCAAGGGCCTTGCGCACGCGCTCGGCTTCGCGGCGCAGGGCTTGCAGCACGCTGCGGGTGGGCGGGAAACCCTGGGCATTGCGCTGGCTGTCAACGAAGTGCTCCAGCAACAAGGTGTCGAAGTCTTCGCCACCGAGGAAGTTGTCGCCCGCGCTGGCGCGGACTTCCATCACGCCGTCGAACAGCTCGATGATCGACACGTCGAACGTACCACCACCCAGGTCGAAGACCAGGAACGAGGTCTCCTTGTCGCGCTGATGCAGGCCGTAGGCGAGGGCGGCGGCCGTGGGTTCGTTGATCAGCTTTTCGACGTTGAGCCCGGCCAGTTCACCGGCGATGCGCGTGGCCTTGCGCTGTCCGTCGCTGAAGTAGGCGGGCACGCTGATCACGGCTTCGATGACGGCCTGGCCGTAGGTGCGCTCGATGTCTTCCTTGAGGCTTTTGAGCACCAGCGCGGACAGTTCTTCCGGACGGAACGAGCGGTCGCCCAAGCGCACTTCGGTGGCGCTGCCCATGTAGCGCTTGAACAGCGAAGTGGTCAGGTGCGGATGGGTGTGCAGGCGCTCTTTGGCGGCCTGGCCTACCAGGACACGGCCTTGATCATCCAGCCCGACCACGCTTGGGGTCAGCAACTGGCCAAGGGCATTGGGCACCATTTCGGCGGCATCACCGCGCCAGACGGCCGCGAGGCTGTTAGTGGTCCCCAGGTCGATTCCTACGATCATTACGACAAGCTCCCTCTGTGGTCTGTAAGAATCTGTTACCAATTTTACCCCGAAAGGTTGAAGAAAAAGCAAGGCGACTGACGTTGCATGGATCACAGATTGTAGTGAGCGGGCTTGCCCCGCGCTGGGTGGCGCAGCCGCCCCAAACCGATCGCCCTAATTTCACCTGACACACCGCGGCGGTCCTATTGGGGCGGCTTCGCCACCCAGCGCGGGGCAAGCCCGCTCACTACAGACGTCGGTAAATCAGGCATAAAAAAACCGCCTCCGGTGAGGGAGGCGGTTTTGTTTGCTGCGGTGCTATCAGAACAACTTCAGTGCCGGGGCGTCTTCTTTCGAGCGCTCGTTCTGTGCGGTCTGCTCGTTCCAGCCACCGCCGAGGGCCTTGTACAGGTTGACCTCGCTGGTCAGCTGCGCCAGGCGGTCGGTGATCAGCGACTGCTGGGCACTGAACAGCTGGCGCTGGGCATCGAGGAACGTCAGGTTGCTGTCGACACCGATGCGGTAGCGACGCTCGGCCAGGCGGTAGTAATCCTGGTTGGCCGCGACGAAGCCACGCTGGGCCTCCAGTTGCTGCTTGTAGGTCTCACGCGCGGCGAGGCCGTCGGAGACTTCCTGGAAGCCGGTCTGGATCGCCTTCTCGTAGTTCGCCACGTTGATCTCTTTCTGGATCTTGGAGTAATCCAGGCTGGCGCGCAGGCTGCCGGCATTGAAGATCGGGATGTTGATCTGCGGGGCGAACGACCAGGTGCCCGAGCCGCCTTTGAACAGGCCACCGAGGTCCGGGCTCAGGGTGCCGGCGTTGGCCGTCAAGCTGATGCTCGGGAAGAACGCGGCACGGGCCGCGCCGATGTTGGCATTGGCCGCCTTGAGGTTGTACTCGGCCTGCATGATGTCAGGACGACGTTGCAGCAGGTCCGAGGGCAACCCGGCCGGTACTTCGCTGAGCAGGTCATCCGACAGCGGCTTGCTGGCGATATTCGCCGGCAGGCCGGTGCCCAGCAGCAGGGTCAGGCTGTTTTCGTCCTGGGCGACCTGGCGCGTATACCGGGCAAGCTGCACGCGGGCGTTTTCCACCGAGGTGCGCGCCTGGCTCAGGTCGAGGGCTGACGCCACGCCGACTTCGTTGCTGCGCGAGGTGAGCTTGAAGCTCTGCTCGAACGCGCCCAGGGTGTCCTGGGTGAGCTTGAGCAGTTCCTTGTCGGCCTGCCAGGTCAGGTAGGCATTGGCCACGTTGGCCACCAGGCTGATCTGGGTGCTGCGGCGCGCTTCTTCAGTCGCAAAGTACTGTTGCAGCGCTTGCTCACTCAGGCTACGCACCCGGCCGAACAGGTCCAGCTCATAAGAGCTGATCCCGAGTGTGGCCGAGTACTGGCTGGTGATGCCGGCTTCACCGGTCTGCGAGGCACGGGCCGGCACCCGCTGGCGGCTGCCGCTACCCGTGGCCGAAATGGCCGGGAACAGGTCGGCACGCTGGATGCGGTATTGCGCCGCGTACGCGTCGATGTTCAGGGCCGCGACGCGCAGGTCACGGTTGTTCACCAGCGCGGTCTGGATCAGCTGTTGCAGGGCAGGGTCGTGGAAAAACTGCTTCCAGCCCTGCTCGGCAGCGGCCTGGTTCGGCGCCTGGGCCGACGAATACGCCGGGCCCTGGGGGAACTGTGCCGCCACCGGCGCTTCGGGGCGCTGATAGTCAGGTATCAGCGAGCAGCCACTGAGCACGAATGCAGCGACGGCTAGGGAGAGTAGCGACTTGCTCATTGGCCAGCCTCTTTAGGAGTTTGCTTGGTTTCTTTCGGTTTGCGATCGCCGATGGCGGACACGGTTGCAAAGAACAACGGCACCCAGAAGATCGCCAGGACAGTGGCCGTGATCATACCGCCAATCACGCCGGTACCGATGGCGTGCTGGCTGCCTGAACCCGCGCCCGAGGAGATCGCCAACGGCAATACGCCGAGGATGAACGCCATGGACGTCATGATGATCGGGCGCAGACGCATCCGCGAGGCTTCGATGGCGGCTTCGACGATGCCCTTGCCTTGTTCGTGGAGCTCTTTGGCGAACTCCACGATCAGGATGGCGTTTTTCGCCGCCAGGCCCACCGTCACCAACAGGCCCACCTGGAAGAACACGTCGTTGGACAACCCGCGCATGCTGGTGGCGATCAACGCCCCCACCACGCCCAACGGCACGACCAGCACCACCGCGATCGGAATCGACCAGCTTTCGTACAGCGCCGCCAGGCAGAGGAACACCACCAGCAGCGACAGGGCGTACAGCGCAGGCGCCTGGGAGCCGGAGAGGCGTTCTTCGTACGACAGGCCCGTCCAGGCATAGCCAACGCCCGCCGGCAGTTGCTTGGCGAGACGTTCGACTTCGGCCATGGCGTCACCGGTACTGTAGCCCGGTGCCGGGGTGCCGAGGATTTCCATCGCCGCCACGCCGTTATAACGCGAGAGTTTGGGCGAGCCGTAGATCCACTTGCCCGAGGCGATGGCCGACAGCGGCACCATCTTCCCGGAGTCGCTGCGCACGTACCATTTGTTCAAGTCTTCGGGCGACATGCGGCTGGCCGCTTCACCTTGCACGTAGACCTTCTTCACACGGCCACGGTCGATGAAGTCGTTGACGTAGCTGCCGCCCAGGGCAATCGCCAGGGTCTGGTTGATGTTGGACAGCGTGATGCCTTGGGCGCTGGCCTTTTCGTCGTCCACGGTGAGTTCGTATTGCGGCTCATCGTTCACGCCGTTGGGGCGCACACCGGCCAGGATCTTGCTCTGGGCCGCCATTCCGAGGAACTGGTTGCGCGCCGCCATCAACTTATCATGGCCGACACCGCCCTGATCTTGCAGAAACACGTCGAAACCGGTGGCGTTACCCAACTCCAGCACGGACGGCGGCACGATGGCAAACACCATGGCGTCCTGGAAGGTCTGCATGAAGTAGCCTTGGGCACGCTTGGCGATTTCGAATACCGACGTGGACGCATCACGCTCATCCCACGGCTTGAGCATCACGAACGCCAGGCCCGAGCTTTGGCCACGACCGGCGAAGTTGAAGCCGTTCACGGTAAACACCGATTTCACGCCTTTGCCTTCGCCTGGCTCGCCTTCCTTGTCGTTGAGCAGGTAGATACGCATGTCGTCGATGACTTTTTGCGTACGCTCGGCGGTCGAACCGACCGGCGTCTGCACCTGGGCAAAGATCACGCCCTGGTCTTCATCGGGCAGGAAGGCTGCAGGGATGCGCATGAACAACCAGATCATGCCGGCGAAGATCAGCAGGTACACCAGGAACGCCGGGATCTTGTGCTTGATCATGTTGCCCACGCCGCGCTCGTAGCTCAGTACGCCACGGTCGAAGGTGCGGTTGAACCAGCCGAAGAAGCCGCGCTTGGGTTGGCCATGCTTTTCCGGGTCGATCGGCTTGAGCATGGTGGCGCACAAGGCCGGGGTGAAGATCAGTGCAACCAGTACCGACAACGCCATGGCCGAAACGATGGTGATGGAGAACTGTTTGTAGATCACACCGGTGGAACCGCCAAAGAACGCCATTGGCAGCAGTACCGCCGACAGAACCAGGGCAATACCCACCAGGGCGCCCTGGATCTGGCCCATGGACTTGACCGTCGCCTCCTTGGGCGACAGGTGTTCCTCGGCCATCACCCGCTCGACGTTTTCGACCACCACGATGGCGTCGTCCACCAGCAAGCCGATGGCCAGGATCATGCCGAACATGGTCAGGGTGTTGATGGTGAAACCGAACGCCGCGAGGATCCCGAAGGTACCCAGCAAGACCACCGGCACCGTCATGGTGGTGATGATGGTGGCGCGGAAGTTCTGCAGGAACAGGAACATCACCAGGAACACCAGCACGATCGCCTCGACCAGGGTGTGAACCACACCGGAGATCGATTCGGTCACTACGGGGGTGGTGTCATACGGCACCACCGCCTTCATGCCCGGCGGGAAGAACGGCTCAAGGGATTTCACCGTTTCGCGGATGGCCTTGGCCGTGTCCAATGCGTTGGCGCCGGCAGCCAGCTTGATCGCCATGCCCGAAGCCGGGTTGCCGTTGAACTGCGCGCTGATGCTGTAGGTCTGGCCGCCCAGTTCGATACGCGCGACGTCCTTGAGGCGAACCTGGGAACCGTCGGTGTTGACCTTCATCAGGATGTTGCCGAACTGCTCTGCGGTCTGCAGGCGAGTCTTGCCGATGATGGTAGCGTTCAGCTGAGTGCCGGGCAGGGCAGGCAAGCCGCCCAACTGGCCGGTGGCCACTTGCACGTTCTGCGCCTGGATCGCGGCGCTGACGTCCACCGGCGTGAGCTGGTAGTTGTTCAGCTTGGCCGGGTCGAGCCAGATGCGCATCGCGTACTGCGAACCGAACACCTGGAAGTCACCCACACCTGCGGTCCGCGAAATCGGGTCCTGGATGTTGGACACGATGTAGTTGGACAGGTCGTCCTTGGTCATGCTGCCGTCTTCGGACACCAGACCGATCACCATCAGGAAGTTCTTCACTGACTTGGTGACGCGGATACCCTGCTGCTGCACTTCCTGCGGCAGCAGGGGGGTGGCCAGGTTCAGCTTGTTCTGCACCTGAACCTGCGCGATGTCCGGGTTGGTACCCTGGTTGAACGTCACGGTGATGGTCATGCTGCCGTCGGAGTTACTGTCCGAGGACACATAACGCAGGTTGTCGATACCGTTGAGCTGTTGCTCGATCACCTGCACCACGGTGTCCTGCACGGTTTGTGCGGACGCGCCTGGGTAGGCCACCTGGATGTCGATGGCGGTTGGCGCGATGGCCGGGTATTGGTTGATGGGCAACTTCAGGATCGACAGTGCCCCGACCAGCATGATCACCAGGGCAATTACCCAGGCGAAAATGGGACGGTCGATAAAAAATTTCGACATGGATTACTCCCCTTTGCCGGCAGCGGCGGCAGGAGCAGCGGAACCGGCAGGCTTGGCGTTGTCAGCCTCCTTGACCTTGACCTCGGCGCCCGGCTTGACGTACTGCAAGCCTTCGGTGATCACACGGTCACCGGCGTTCAAGCCTTTCTCCACCAGCCAGTAGGCGCCGTAAGTACGGTTGGCCACCAGCTCACGCTGCTCGACCTTGTTGTCGGCATTCACGATCAGCGCCGTCGGGGTACCCTTCAGGTCGCGGGTCACGCCTTGCTGCGGTGCCAGGATCGCCTTGCTGTTCACGCCGGCTTGCAACTGGGCGTGCACGAACATGCCTGGCAGCAGGGTGTGATCGGGGTTGGGGAACACGGCGCGCAGGGTTACCGAGCCGGTGGTCTGGTCGACCGACACTTCGGAGAATTCCAGCTTGCCGTCCTGGCCGTACTCACTGCCGTCTTCCAGCGTGAGCTTGACCTTGGCGGCATTCGCGCCGGCTTTCTCCAATTGGCCGCTTTCCAGGTCGCGGCGCAGTTTCAGCATTTCGGCCGAGGACTGCGTGACGTCGACGTAGATCGGGTCCAGTTGCTGGATCACGGCCATGGAGTCGGCCTGGCCATTGCTGACCAGCGCGCCTTCGGTGACCGAAGAACGGCCGATACGCCCGGAAATCGGCGCGTACACCTTGGTGTATCGCACGTTGATCTGCGCGGTTTGAACGTTGGCTTCGGCCGTCATGCGGTTGGCCACAGCGGTGTCGTATTCCTGACGGCTCACGGCTTGCTCATCGACCAACTGCTTGTAGCGGTCGGTGATGGATTTGGTCTGGGTCAGGGTGGCTTGCGCGCTTTTCAGGGTGGCTTCATACACCGACGGGTCGATCTGGTAGAGCTGTTGCCCTTCCTTCACGTCCGCGCCTTCCTTGAACAGGCGCTTGAGAATGATGCCGTTGACCTGCGGGCGAACTTCCGCGATGCGGTAGGCGGTGGTGCGGCCCGGCAGCTCTGTCGTCAGGGTAAAGGCTTGCGGTTGTAGGGTGACCACGCCGACCTGAGGGGTTTGAGCGGGCGGAGCCGCTTCTTCCTTTTTACATCCGCTGAGCAGCGATGCCAGGGCGACGGCAGTGACCAGAGCGGTAACAGCTGGCTTAAGTTGCATGAAGATCCTCGGGTCAGGCGCGCAGGGTGCGCACAAGAAGTGTGGAAGGGTAAAAAACAAACGGTGAGTAGATAAGTAGCTTGCTACGCAATATACTTACGTTCATGGTTGTTTGTAAACTCTTGACAGGCTTCGCGCAATGTTGACAAAGCAACGCGCTACGCCTCGATTTCATTACGTTCGGCACCCATGACGGTGCCGTCCCACAAATATTCAGATGATCGTGACCGGGCATTAATGCTGCGTTAACGATTGTCTCAAGTGCCCTGATTGAGGTTTTACTGCCATGGTTCGTCGTACCAAAGAGGAAGCTCAGGAAACGCGCAACCAGATTCTCGACGCCGCCGAGCAAGCCTTCTATGCGCGCGGCGTTGCGCGCACGACGCTGGCGGACATCGCCGCGCTGGCCGGTGTGACGCGGGGCGCCATCTATTGGCACTTCAGCAATAAATCCGACCTGCTGCAGGCGCTGCTCGACACGCTGCATGAGCCGCTGGACGAACTCGCCAGGGCCAGTGAGAGCGAGGATGAGCTCGATCCGCTGGGCTGCATGCGCAAACTGTTGATTCATCTGTTCCATCAAGTGGCCCTGGACCCGAAAACCCGGCGCATCAACGAGATCCTGTTTCATAAGTGCGAATTCACCGATGAAATGTGCGACATGCGCCGCCAGCGCCAAACCCATAGCCTGGAATGCAACCTGCGCATCGGCCTCACCTTGCGTAACGCGGTCCATCGCGGGCAACTGCCGGAAAATCTCGATACCACCCGTGGCGCGGTGTGCATTCACGCCTACATCAACGGGCTGATTGGCCAGTGGCTGTTGGTTCCCGACAGCTTCCAGCTGCATCAGGACGCCGAACGCTGGGTCGACGCAGGGCTGGACATGCTGCGCTGGAGCCCCAGCCTGCGCAATTAAGACAAAATGCGTAATTGCATCAGGTTGTGTCAACAGTAAAGCCCAAGGACAGTCAATCGTCCTTCTGCCTGATAGGTGGGATGACTTTATATACGGGCTGGCGGGCAGTTGGTAGGAAGCTGCCTAAGTA
Coding sequences:
- a CDS encoding molecular chaperone HscC, which codes for MIVGIDLGTTNSLAAVWRGDAAEMVPNALGQLLTPSVVGLDDQGRVLVGQAAKERLHTHPHLTTSLFKRYMGSATEVRLGDRSFRPEELSALVLKSLKEDIERTYGQAVIEAVISVPAYFSDGQRKATRIAGELAGLNVEKLINEPTAAALAYGLHQRDKETSFLVFDLGGGTFDVSIIELFDGVMEVRASAGDNFLGGEDFDTLLLEHFVDSQRNAQGFPPTRSVLQALRREAERVRKALGQDDSADFALRVDGQQWVKTITQQELTKLYTPLLERLRAPIERALRDARIRVGDLDEILLVGGTTRMPLVRKLAAGLFGRFPSISLDPDQVVAHGAAIQAALKARCAALEEVVLTDVCPYTLGIETSNQYGSHIESGHYLPLIERNSSVPVSRVKSVVTLHDDQQRVLLKIYQGESRLVKDNIELGQLDIPVPKRKAGEVSLDVRFTYDNNGLLEAQVSIPLTGEQHSLVIENTPGVLSPDQIQQRLQALALLKVHPRDQQVNTVLIARLERLYQESLGELREQLGHWAGQFQQVLDTQDERRIREARSELTRQLEQLDNGFWR
- the adeC gene encoding AdeC/AdeK/OprM family multidrug efflux complex outer membrane factor — translated: MSKSLLSLAVAAFVLSGCSLIPDYQRPEAPVAAQFPQGPAYSSAQAPNQAAAEQGWKQFFHDPALQQLIQTALVNNRDLRVAALNIDAYAAQYRIQRADLFPAISATGSGSRQRVPARASQTGEAGITSQYSATLGISSYELDLFGRVRSLSEQALQQYFATEEARRSTQISLVANVANAYLTWQADKELLKLTQDTLGAFEQSFKLTSRSNEVGVASALDLSQARTSVENARVQLARYTRQVAQDENSLTLLLGTGLPANIASKPLSDDLLSEVPAGLPSDLLQRRPDIMQAEYNLKAANANIGAARAAFFPSISLTANAGTLSPDLGGLFKGGSGTWSFAPQINIPIFNAGSLRASLDYSKIQKEINVANYEKAIQTGFQEVSDGLAARETYKQQLEAQRGFVAANQDYYRLAERRYRIGVDSNLTFLDAQRQLFSAQQSLITDRLAQLTSEVNLYKALGGGWNEQTAQNERSKEDAPALKLF
- a CDS encoding efflux RND transporter periplasmic adaptor subunit; this translates as MQLKPAVTALVTAVALASLLSGCKKEEAAPPAQTPQVGVVTLQPQAFTLTTELPGRTTAYRIAEVRPQVNGIILKRLFKEGADVKEGQQLYQIDPSVYEATLKSAQATLTQTKSITDRYKQLVDEQAVSRQEYDTAVANRMTAEANVQTAQINVRYTKVYAPISGRIGRSSVTEGALVSNGQADSMAVIQQLDPIYVDVTQSSAEMLKLRRDLESGQLEKAGANAAKVKLTLEDGSEYGQDGKLEFSEVSVDQTTGSVTLRAVFPNPDHTLLPGMFVHAQLQAGVNSKAILAPQQGVTRDLKGTPTALIVNADNKVEQRELVANRTYGAYWLVEKGLNAGDRVITEGLQYVKPGAEVKVKEADNAKPAGSAAPAAAAGKGE
- a CDS encoding efflux RND transporter permease subunit, with the translated sequence MSKFFIDRPIFAWVIALVIMLVGALSILKLPINQYPAIAPTAIDIQVAYPGASAQTVQDTVVQVIEQQLNGIDNLRYVSSDSNSDGSMTITVTFNQGTNPDIAQVQVQNKLNLATPLLPQEVQQQGIRVTKSVKNFLMVIGLVSEDGSMTKDDLSNYIVSNIQDPISRTAGVGDFQVFGSQYAMRIWLDPAKLNNYQLTPVDVSAAIQAQNVQVATGQLGGLPALPGTQLNATIIGKTRLQTAEQFGNILMKVNTDGSQVRLKDVARIELGGQTYSISAQFNGNPASGMAIKLAAGANALDTAKAIRETVKSLEPFFPPGMKAVVPYDTTPVVTESISGVVHTLVEAIVLVFLVMFLFLQNFRATIITTMTVPVVLLGTFGILAAFGFTINTLTMFGMILAIGLLVDDAIVVVENVERVMAEEHLSPKEATVKSMGQIQGALVGIALVLSAVLLPMAFFGGSTGVIYKQFSITIVSAMALSVLVALIFTPALCATMLKPIDPEKHGQPKRGFFGWFNRTFDRGVLSYERGVGNMIKHKIPAFLVYLLIFAGMIWLFMRIPAAFLPDEDQGVIFAQVQTPVGSTAERTQKVIDDMRIYLLNDKEGEPGEGKGVKSVFTVNGFNFAGRGQSSGLAFVMLKPWDERDASTSVFEIAKRAQGYFMQTFQDAMVFAIVPPSVLELGNATGFDVFLQDQGGVGHDKLMAARNQFLGMAAQSKILAGVRPNGVNDEPQYELTVDDEKASAQGITLSNINQTLAIALGGSYVNDFIDRGRVKKVYVQGEAASRMSPEDLNKWYVRSDSGKMVPLSAIASGKWIYGSPKLSRYNGVAAMEILGTPAPGYSTGDAMAEVERLAKQLPAGVGYAWTGLSYEERLSGSQAPALYALSLLVVFLCLAALYESWSIPIAVVLVVPLGVVGALIATSMRGLSNDVFFQVGLLVTVGLAAKNAILIVEFAKELHEQGKGIVEAAIEASRMRLRPIIMTSMAFILGVLPLAISSGAGSGSQHAIGTGVIGGMITATVLAIFWVPLFFATVSAIGDRKPKETKQTPKEAGQ
- a CDS encoding TetR family transcriptional regulator codes for the protein MVRRTKEEAQETRNQILDAAEQAFYARGVARTTLADIAALAGVTRGAIYWHFSNKSDLLQALLDTLHEPLDELARASESEDELDPLGCMRKLLIHLFHQVALDPKTRRINEILFHKCEFTDEMCDMRRQRQTHSLECNLRIGLTLRNAVHRGQLPENLDTTRGAVCIHAYINGLIGQWLLVPDSFQLHQDAERWVDAGLDMLRWSPSLRN